From Peromyscus leucopus breed LL Stock unplaced genomic scaffold, UCI_PerLeu_2.1 scaffold_1295, whole genome shotgun sequence:
GACATCAAAGCCAGAGCCAGCGTGGCTCACCACGGATGATGGTCAGTTGAGTCCCAGGAATCGACTGAATATTATACActccttcttttgtgttcagaTGGACTCGGCAGAAGAACACTGTCTGGTCCTTCTCCTTCAAGTCCAGGATTCTGAGGACTCCAGATGTCTCAGGCTGTGTCCAGTTCAGGATGAGCCGGTTCTTGAAATGCTCATGTATGAAACGTGGGGTGGAGTTGTAGATAAATTCCCCATGGAAGTTCTTCCATCTCCAGAGAATCCTCATCTGTGGATCCTCTGCCAACTCCCAGGGGAAGTAGAAGGAGAAGGGGATCTCGATGGAGCCGCCCTGGACACCATAGAGGCGTGCTGGTTGGTTGACCCCAAAGGGTCTTTCTCTGTTGGATCCTGCTGAGTTAcctgggagggatggggagaatcTGAAGTCTCTTCAGGGAATGGAAAAGACAATACAGAATTTCCGACTCTTCACCTACAGTTGGGTGTGGGACACAGGCAAGGTCTGTCCTTATGTCCCACTGTCCCATATGGACAGGACAGACAAGGAAGTGTTGGACTGGACCCACTCTGAGGATGAGCTCTCTCTTGGGGCACAGGGCACCCTCTGGCTCCTCTAGCAGACCCCTGTCCACATGACAGCCTGCTCTTCCCAGCCCCACTGGCCCCTCTTGTGGTTGAGGCAGAGTCCCTGCTGACAAGGTCCCCACCACTCACCAGCTTGCAGACAAGCAGCTGACATCAGCAGAGGCAGGATCCAAGTGATGGCCTGATTCCCTCCCGGAAGTGAGACCAGCAGagccatcacagaagaggagccCTGTGCAGGGACCCTGGGGTGCACAGGAGCCAGGAAGAATCAGGGAAAAATGACCCACATCCACAGGGGCTTCTTATGTGGAGAACAGATTCGGGTAGGaacttcccatctccacctccttgTGACCAGCAACTTCCTTCATTATACTGGCTTCTTCCTTCCCACGGTGCAGAAGATCCGCCCTGTAGTCACTGACAGGATGGCCGTGCCCTTGAGCCCAGGCCCTGTTTTTGACAGGAAGATATGGAACTGACCTCACCATGCTGGGCTCTCCTCTCTTACATCTTGACCTCCTGTCGTATCCTATCCCATCCATTTCCATGTGGCCTGTAATAACTGTTTCCTCACCTCCAGATTTCCTCCACTACTTTGCTCTTGTGTCTTCTACCATGAtggttgtctgtctgtttgtctgtctatttCTCTAATAACCTCAGGCACAGAAGTGGTCAGTTTCTGCTCACTTCAGACACAGCGAGGATGGAGGTGATGAGGAAACACATTCAGTCCCAGCCCTAGCTCGGTGTCCCCACCACCATCTGCTCTTTGTCCTCTTCTTGTCCTTCAGGGACTCTTCACAGCACCCGGCAGAACCAAGGCCCAGGGGACACTCTCACCCTGGCCTGCTCGCTGCTGCCGAGTCTGTAACTGCCCTGGGCTTCCTGGGTGATCGTCTCCCTCCCCTAGACAGTGACTCCAAAGCTGCTCCAGTTTCTGAAGGAGACTTTCTACATCCCACCAACCTCCACACACCTCAGAAGAGGATGCCATGGATCAAAGAAGCCCTGGCACATGTCATATGACTGCCACATGGCAGGTTGACTGGACTTCATCCCATCAAGGACTTGTAGTCCTCCACTCCACACAGACTTCAGCCTGTCTGCTCAATGCAGCCTCTGAACTCCCCTCAAAGGCCAGGGATATGCCGTGGGTTCCCAGGACACTGTTCCCATAAAGCACTTGAATGACTCCCTCTTGCTGTGgctgttttagaatcttctttggATGCAGTGGGCAAAGAAGGCTCAGAGCAGCAATGTGTCACTCATGACATGTTGCCTGCGACATCTCTGAGAGTGGACACACTGCCCTGTGACTAGGGTGGAGGTGTGAGAGTTGGGGGTAGAAGCTTTGGTGACCTTAGGGCTGGTTCTGCAGGAGGGTCATCCTACCCTTCCTCATGACATAATTCTCTCAAGTTTGTACCAGAGGAAGTGGCATCATTTTCCCTGAGTGACAGGTGCAGAGGCGACTTCCCATTTCCTTAGATTCCTGCACTGATTGCCTCTCCATGTTTCCCTGCAGGTGGCTGTGCAGCCGCCTCTGTCACATCTGCTGTCCCTGCCTTCCTCACAGTCCCCACAGTTCCCATGGTCCTCTGATCTCTTGATCTGAGCCAGGTACAAACACTCATGCCCTCACTCCCAGCAGTACATGGGCAAACTTCTGTATCCATCCATGCTGCCCTTGGAGACACAGATGCACAGAGTCTTTGGGTAAGTTGGCTCCAAATGGTTAGTAAGGAGAGGGAATGGGTCTATTGTACCTAccagacacccccctcccccgttATTTAATAGCGTCTCATATATCTCAGGCtgggccttgaacttcctatgtagccaaagataaccttgaactcctacaGATCCTCCTCTCTGTCCTACCAAATACTGAGGGACATGTGTGCTGCTTCGTGCCCCTTTAGCTCCTCCTGGAGATAGAGCCCAGGGTTCTGTGCAGGTAAGCTCTCTTCCAGATGAACCCTGTCTTTATCCACAGGGAGGCCTTAGAGGGGGCTCTCCTGGTCATGACCACTCACCACCAGGCTTCATTTGTCCTTGCCTTACTGTCTGGGGTGTGTGAAATAGGTCACTGGATTGCTATATCTCTGCAGGAATGGCTGGACTTCATGAGACTACCATATCAGGTGTTAGACCCCAGCATTTTTACACAACAGGCTCTAGTAGGTTCTCTAAGACCCCGGTTCTGCTGCTTGTTCTCAGCTTTactgctgccacctgctggagaCTTAGTTCCAGGTCATGTTTCAAGTCCTCTGTTCTAATTTCAAGTCCTCTGTTGAATCCTCATAGGGACCTACTGAGGGATGATTTCTGTCCAGGATGCTGCAATCTGTCTCCTACAGTGCCAACTCCATTTCCCCCAATAGCAGTGACTGTGCCCTGCAGCCATGATGCTCTCACAGGGGTTGGGCActtcctgtggaagagcagcctgagGCTGTGGTGTGAACACATGGGGCTTCTGCACACACGTGACCATGGATGTGTCAAACTGCAGTGTTGGTCTTGGCTGCTATACAGATCATAGCATGTGTGTGTCCTGCCCCcacagaataaataagtaaaagtaatTTAAACTATTAAAACCAAAGGTAGGCTGGGCATGacggtgcatgtctttaattctagcatttaggaggaagagggagaggctagtggatctctgtgagtttgagtgtATCCTGGTCTATATGTTCAATTCCAGGCCAGTAAGTGATATGTAGTGACCTCTTacctaaaaattaaataaaacaaacaaacaaaaaaccccaaatcaaaacaaacaaaaatacaaacaaaaacctacaaaaaataaaaataaaaccgaGGTGGATGATATCCTGATTAGCAatgcctgaggttgtcctctggcttccacttaCATGAGCACAAAttatttgcacacacatgcacttgcacaaAGAACCGTACAAATTACACAAGGCACCTTTCACAGTCGATCTGCCATCACACGTTTACCCAGTCTTCATCCTGGCAGGCTCTGTGACTCTTCAGACTCCAGTTCCTGATGGTGTCCCCAGCATTCAGACTCTGATTTTATACCTAGGTGTGTTTTCCCATAACAGTGGTGGCAGAGAACAGGCTCAACCCTTCCTATTTCTGTGTGAACCATCCAATTCCAGTAACTTCCCTCAAATAACACACAGTGCAAGCTCTGTGGGTGTTGACCCAGCAGATATCATCATTGATGAaaatctgtccatctgtccgCCTTTCCTGTCATACCACCTATCCTCCCACTCCTTGATTTCTTTCCCCCAGGGACAACATACAGACCctagatggaatctcagtgtcatATGTCCAGACTGTGTCCTGAGGAGAGTGGAGGAGATGATGCTAGAGAGAGGATGGCGGCTGGTGGTGTagacaggacactcaggctgcaccTGAGACTTTACATTAGCACAGTTGCCCCGCCCCCATCtgacctcttctttctccctaggatgacatcatcatcttcatctccCTCATGTGCTGCCAACCTCAGCATGAGCACCTCCCTGCACCCCTACCCAGGAGAACCTCAAGAAGAGACTCTATAGTGTGTCCTAAAGACCCAGTGAGTGGGGCTGGGTGATCATCTCAGTCACCTACTTCTCTGGTATGAAATCTCCCAGCTTCTGCTGATGCCAAGGCCAGGAACAGAAACTCACAAATCATTGAGTGGAGGTCACAGAAACTGAGAAACACACAGTTCCTTCTTCAACATTATATATGTTGcataaaaaaacccaaatacaaaatacaaacaacaacaacaacaacaaaacaaccccaaaaacAATTTATGGTCACAAAATTAGTCTAACTGAATCCAAATAGAAAAATGGTGACATCTTCAagttctctgtctccatctgaaagtgaagaaatgaatgatCTGCCTCCCCGACCTCTCTGTACTGTTTAGAGTTTCAGTTGACCTTGTTGTCTGTttatttcaagacaaggtctcatgtagaccaggatggcctcaggcTCAATTGGTGCTAATGAGAGCCTTCAATTCATGATCTTCCCATCACTACCTGTCCatggttgggattacaggcatattgGCATATCTTAGATTACATGGGCCTGTGAGGAAAGGAAGCCCAACATGGGATCCAATCAAGCCATGGTCTGTCACCTGAGTAGGAGCTTGGTGGGATTGAGACTCTGGCTAAGATGTCAGTGTCCAGGGACACAGGGAGAGAGGAACCAGGGTTCTGAGTGTGGACCATGGTCCCTGCCTCTATCTGTGTCCCCTGTCATGGACACAATTATGTCACTCTCTAAGAGGTCTCACATGGGGGGTCAAGAGAGACACTGAGATGGATTGTTGGGAGTAAGATATTTATTAAAAAGTGTTATTGATTGAATAGACACCGGAAACAGCACAGTAGGGCTCTCAGGACCAGAGACAGACAAATTGACATGTGTTCTGATGGGAGGAAATCAGAGCCCACAGGGCAGAAGTGGGGGTTCTCTTCTTGTACTTGTCCAAGGACAGGAAGTTTCACACACAAGCCTGCAGCCATGCTCCCTGAttcccaggcaggaggcagggaagcGGGGAGATGCTGCATGTGTGACCACCACATGATGTAAAGTGACCTCCCTGGTGAGAGatcctggcccctggagtctgtTAGCTGGGGACTAACAGACAATGTCTCAGCAGGTGCCTGTGGGTGAcccagagaggaggaggacaattttccagagtcagttttcttcttgtaCCATTTGGATCcctagaaatcaaacccaggttatTGGGCTAGGCAGCAGGCACCttttccactgagctatcttaCTGGCTCACACAATTTTTTGTTCATAGAAATTCACGAACTTTAGATTGACATCTGTGGAAAAGGCATGAGACTGAACTAGATAGACCCCCttcatacaggagacagttgtgtagccgggtctgtttgagggtccctggcagtgtgatcaggatctatccctggtgcatgaggtggcTCTCTGGATCTCATtactatggttggacaccttgctcacccttgagacatgggggaggggcttggtcctgtctcaactgaatgtaccaggctttgcagTCACCTCATGGGAGAACATACTcttttgtaggagggaatgggggtggttgAGGGGATtagaggggagtggaggggacaggaggagggatgagagggagttCTGTGGTTGCtcttcaaaatgaataaaatatttttttaaaaaaaatttagaaaatgttaTTATCATGATTTATCCTCTTGGGGAATCTCCTTTTTTTAATGATACAgcttctcactggcttggaactcacaaatTTGGCTGGAGTATGTGGACAGCCAACCCCCATGTTTCTGAAAGGCTCTTGCTTGTCCAGCAAGGAGATTACATACAATTCCTGGCACCCCACAGGCTTATAATGTGGGTTCTCCagttcaagctcaggtcctcctgcctaTGTGCTAGGCTTTTCTTAGTGAATCATCTCTCTTCTCCCTTGGATGCCTCTCATAACAAACTTCCCCACACAGGCCCTCAGCTGCTCCTTGCAATGACAGGCTCTCCCTGGCTGGGGTTCATCTTTAGTCTGCTGGCCTGTAGGAGAAGAAACAGTGTCAGTGTGGCAGCCATGCTGATCCTCCATCTgcctctcagctcttctctgtgTTCAGACAACATCAGGAGCCCAGGGCAGCAAACAGCTCTGCAGCAGACATTCAGGGACAGCTCTGAGAGTCACCAGGACCTGAGGCTGGTCCTCAGCTGTCCTTCTGCACAGCACAGCcaatcagaggacagctctccTGGTCCTTTGCCCTTGTCCatgtccttctccctctgcttccttcccctgccttgaactcatgtcTCCTCCCTGCTTTCCCTGCTCTGCACTCACCACGCCTCCCTTTTGTCTCCCTTTGGCTCTCTAGCTTTCCCTGTGAGTGCAGGCTGCTGCCACCCTGCAGATTCAGTCTCAGGGTTCGAATCCCAGTCAGTCTTCTGCTGCCTCTCATGCTGctgctctccagctctcagaTGCTCCTCTTAACTACTGGAGGGCTGAGCCCTTCTGAATCCCAGGGGCCACATCTTCAAACTTTATTTCTGCTCTCTGTTACACTCCACTCTCTGCTCATCTCTGCTCCTGTCCTGCACTCTTCTAGTCACCATGGCTTTATATCTGCTCTGAACACAGTCTACACTTGGCTCTTGTTTAGTGTGAGCACAAGGTCTCAAGGAGACCAGGTTAACCTGCAACTTCTCTGTATGTGCAGATGGCCTTCAAGtccagatccttctgtctctatttctcaGATACTGAATTTAGAGATGTTCCCAGCTGTGTCCCCATATTTGTTTCTCAGAATCCTTAAGAATGTTAGAAGACAAGTAATTTGTCTTTACATAAATGCAATAGGAATTGAACAGGGATTGCATTGATTTCTAAATTCTTTTGCAGTATAAGTACTTAGAGTATACATCTTCCATTATGCAAATATCCTTACTTTTTTTTAGTActtccttaaattttttaaaaatttgtatttagactgtatatacatacatatatacatatatatgtatatttgcatacacgcacacacatgaggACGGCAGAGAACCATCTTGGTCATTGACCCGCACGATCTGAGACATCCCATATTCCCTTGATATCCTTAGGGGCAGGCTCTGTGTTCATCTGCACCTGATCAGCAGGTCTCTAAAGAAAGTAGGAGACCATTCAGTCCTTGTTTAATTAAGTCACATTCCTGTCCTTCTGTTCTATTTACTTTTCCCTGCACCTGTTTACCTTTCTCCATGTCTCACAGCTGAGAAACTCAGATGGGAAGCTCAGGTGAGGCCTGTCCTGGACCACttaccttttcttcctccagagGAAGATCATCAATACACAGATGGGGTTATGAGCACAGCCGTGGCCAACACCACCCCGACCGTGGCTCCCAGGTTCACAAGTGAAGGATTCCTCTGGTCCTCTGTGTCCTCCAGGCCAACTGTGGTGACTGCAGAGGTGATGATGGAGGGGCTCTGCATGGTGGTGCTGATGCCTGGGGAGAGATGAGGAGTGAGCAGATCCCCTGGatgagggagggatggggtgagTGTCACACCTTGTCTCCTCTGTGAGATGTGAGATGGGGAACAGCTGTTAGAAGTTCACAGAGGGGATCACATGCTGAAGGCTGAGACTCCAGGAGAGCAAGCTCGAATATTCACTCTCCACCTGTCCTGGAGCTGTGTCCTCAGATTGTCATCTGGTCACAGTCAATTATGCCATAGAAATACAGTTGTTTATCACAGATGTAGGTAACATGCAGACATGTCTCAGTTCACAGAGTGTTGGCTACTTGCTGCCTCAGAATCGAGTTTGATCCCTAGTAGTTATGTAAAGAGCTGGATGAACTTGTCATGGCCTTTAATCTTAACCCacgggacagaggcaggagatcttcataagttcaaagccagcctcatctataAGTAGAGCTCCACACCAAAGAGGGCTAGTGAGCTGTAATCCGAGCCCTGAGGATATGAAGACAGGAATGTCTCTGGTTCTCGCTGCCCAGCCAGCCTTATCTACTTGGCAAACTTGaagctagtgagagaccctgtctcaaaataagggaaggacacctgaagttgtcctctggcttacaTATGCACATGAAGAAATATgaacattaacacacacacacacacacacctggagaaACAGGcttacatgttcacacacagagaatacataaaaatatataacagaAAATGCATAATTTTAGCCATAAGTGTACAACTCAGTGCAGGAGAGTGCATTCATTTGCTCTACAAAAATCACTGTTATTAATCCACAAATTACCTATTTGGAAACACTAGACCAACAGTTCCCAACCTGTTGTTTGCTATCCCCAGAGTGGTGAATAtaagacatcctgcatatcagacatttacagtatgattcataacagtatcaaaatcaCAATTATGAAagaggaatgaaaataattttatgttgtaaggtggtcatcacaacatgaggaactgtattaaagagtctctgcattaggaaggttgagaatcactactCTAGACCCAAGAAAcagctcctttctctcccttccctgagccttggcagCTGCTGGTTGACATTACATCAGGTCAACATGGCGGCCACACAGACTGTGCAGAGAACTGTGCTGTGGGCGTCCTCTCACAGGGTGGCTTAATCCAGTCAAGAGCCactgctggatgtggtggcataggcctctaatctcaatacttgggagacagaggcaggtagaattctgtgagttccagaacaacaaGGGCTaaatggtgagaccctgtcttataaaaattaaaatactaaaatataaaaaaagagccACAGAGCAAGACTGTGATCAACAACTAAGCACAGAGagtctcccagctgctgcagggccatggaAGAGCACAGGGGTAACAGTCACAGAGTGACGAGGCTAGACCTCAGTGCTCCCTGTGCACGGGACTGCAGTTACTTCTGCtgcagaggagaggcagggagcagaagacagagcagccacatCATGAAAATGGGGACATTATTTCCCAAGGCCCTTGGAGCTTGTGTGGAAGAGTTGAGGGCAAGAAggtaaggaaggagagaggaagttgTGAAAGTGGAGGAGACAGGGAGTTGGGTAGAAAGAGGTGAGGGATGTGTGCTGGGGAGCTAGGAGGGGAAATGGGGGACTGTGGTGCTAGAAGGCAGTTGACAGTGGGACTGGAGGACTCCAAGAACATCCAATGGGCACCTGCTGTTTGTTCTGGACTTAGGTTGAGCTGTGTGGAGATGCTCCATACAGGGACTCAGGGGAGCCCTGCCACAGGACCAAGTGAGTCAGTTACAGCCTGGAGAAGTCACTCAGTTGAGGTCCTGGAGAAGTGGCCTGGCCTGAGTGTTAGTTTGGGACAGGTAGGGGGTGAActctcgggggggggggagctgaatCCTAAATAGGGCATAGGTTTCCATCTTAGAAGAAAATGACAGACAAGGTCAGAGGAGGCAGCAAAGAGTTGTCACAACAGCAATCTGTTTGCAGAGGCCTGGCAGAGCCAAGGGAAAGGAATATGAAAGAAAGCTCAGAGTTATGGAGCCTGAGGTGACATCTAAGGGACAAGGAAGCCAGAGACATCAAAGACAGAGCCAGGGTGGCTCACCATGGGTGATGGTCAGCTGGGTCCCTGCAACTGACTGCAAACCCTTCATGCCTTCTGTTGTGTTCAGTTGAATTTTGCAAAAGTACTTTGTCTGGTCCTTCTCCTTCAAGTCCAGGATTCTGAGGACTCCGGATGTCTGAGGCTGTGTCCAGTTCAGGAAGAGCCGGTTCTTGAAATGCTCATGTGTGTAACCTGAGGAGGAGTTGTAGATAAATTCCCCAAGGAGGTGTTGCCATTTCCAGAGAATCCTCATCTGTGGATTCTGTGCCATCTcccaggggaaggagaaggagaagggatcTCGATGGAGCCGCCCTGGACACCTGAaaggtttgttggttggttgactCCAAAGGTACTTTTATTCTTGGATCCTGCTGAGTTACCTGGGAAGGATGGGGAGAATCTGAAGTCTCTGCAGAGAATGGAAAGGACAACTCAGAGCTACCTGATCCTTGACCCACAGGCAGGTGTGGGACACAGGGCAGGACTGTCCCTATGTTCCACTGTCCCATATGGACAGGACAGACAAGGAAGGGTTAGACTGGACCCACTCTGAGAATGAGTCTCTCTAAGGACAGTCTGTCTCTCTGGCTCCTCTAGCAGACCCCTGTCCACATGACAGCCTGCTCTTCCCAGCCCCACTGGCTCCGCCTGTGGTTGAGGCAGAGTCCCTGCTAACAAGGTCCCCACCACTCACCACCTTGCAGCCACGCAGCTGACATCAGCAGAAGCATGATCCAAGTGATGGCCTGATTCCCTCTAGGAAGTGAGACCAGCAGAGCCATCAGGAAGGAGAGGAGCCCTATGCAGGGACCTTGGGGTGCTCAGGAGTCAGGAAGAATTGGGGTCAAGGGGCCCACAACCCCTGAGTTCTTCTCATGTGGAGGACAGATGGAGGAGGaccttcccatctccacctccttgTGACCAGCAACTTCTTTCATgattctgccttcttccttcccacGTTGCAGAACATCCTTCCTTGTGGTCACTGACAGGATGACAGTGCCCTTGAGCCCAGATCCCATTTTTGCCAGGAAGATATGCAATTGactgtagacgaaattctaaacagtcttattaaataagaaacacagagccaaatacagagttaaaaccTAAGAAATCAGAACAAAAGCCACGACTACCTTTAGCATACCACTCGCTGttatccttcccctgagagagagaccttcttcctgtgtgtgttgtcttttattgctttcctgttctgccttctcattggctctaagcccaggcacatgacttcctcgtcactgcctgtctatacagacctcctggtctctatagttggtactgggattaaagactcaagggtcaccatgcttggctgtgtccttgaccacccagagactctgcctgccatgtgattggattaagggcaagggtaccaccaccacctgacttctatttctggctcactaatgacctctgatccccaggcaagctttatttattaacatacaaataaaatcatatttcagcacaattaaaatatcaacaCCTTTCCCctattattctaataaaaagaaaaaattagaaaaagttataactaatataagaaaaactatatataaaagtacaataactatatacaatatatacaagcaat
This genomic window contains:
- the LOC114687973 gene encoding paired immunoglobulin-like type 2 receptor beta, producing MVRVPAQGSSSVMALLVSLPGGNQAITWILPLLMSAACLQAGNSAGSNRERPFGVNQPARLYGVQGGSIEIPFSFYFPWELAEDPQMRILWRWKNFHGEFIYNSTPRFIHEHFKNRLILNWTQPETSGVLRILDLKEKDQTVFFCRVHLNTKEGVYNIQSIPGTQLTIIRAIRTTMQSPSIITSAVTTAGLEDTEDQRNPSLVNLGATVGVVVAMAVLITPVCVLMVFLWWKP